The following coding sequences are from one Kushneria phosphatilytica window:
- a CDS encoding NUDIX domain-containing protein, translating into MTDRFLPHVTVASVVEHNGVYLLVEEPARSSSHRGSVYNQPAGHLEAGESLETAARREALEESGWQISLTGYLGLYINTAADGITYHSHTFLARPEQRRNTRLDAAIIAAHWLDMATIERLASQQRLRSPLVLRRLHDARAGICHPLSIIHDLSHPSPG; encoded by the coding sequence ATGACTGATCGCTTCCTGCCGCATGTCACGGTGGCCAGTGTGGTCGAACACAACGGTGTTTATCTGCTGGTCGAAGAGCCGGCGCGCTCATCATCCCACCGGGGAAGTGTATACAATCAGCCCGCCGGGCATCTGGAAGCCGGTGAGAGCCTCGAAACCGCGGCACGTCGTGAAGCGTTGGAGGAAAGCGGCTGGCAGATCAGCCTGACCGGTTACCTGGGGCTTTATATCAATACGGCTGCCGACGGGATTACCTACCACAGTCATACCTTCCTGGCGCGCCCGGAGCAGCGACGCAATACCCGGCTGGATGCGGCGATCATTGCCGCCCACTGGCTCGACATGGCGACCATCGAACGCCTTGCATCCCAGCAGCGTCTGCGTAGCCCACTGGTATTGCGCCGCCTGCACGATGCCCGTGCCGGCATCTGCCATCCTCTCTCGATAATTCATGACCTCTCGCATCCCTCCCCCGGTTAA
- the mnmA gene encoding tRNA 2-thiouridine(34) synthase MnmA yields the protein MTLSASHAETGRKVIVGMSGGVDSSVTALLLLEQGYHVEGLFMKNWDEDDGTEYCTARADLADAQAVCDRLGIRLHTANFAAEYWDNVFEHFLEEYRAGRTPNPDVLCNREIKFKVFLEYAEMLGADLIATGHYVRRGKNDGHVQLLKGLDGNKDQSYFLHAVAEPALARTLFPIGELDKSEVRTIAEHHDLATARKKDSTGICFIGERRFSDFLHQYLPAQPGRIETPEGDVIGEHIGLMYYTLGQRQGLGIGGLQNYPESPWFVADKDLERNVLIAVQGQHHPLLYSHALTTENMHWVTGEPPARHFRAQAKVRYRQPDQPCEVDVLDDGRIIVHFDTPQRAVTPGQSVVLYEGEVCLGGGVIASIERALEQAA from the coding sequence ATGACCCTCTCTGCCTCTCATGCCGAAACCGGTCGCAAGGTCATCGTCGGCATGTCCGGCGGTGTCGATTCCTCGGTGACGGCCCTGCTGTTGCTTGAGCAGGGCTATCACGTTGAAGGGTTGTTCATGAAGAACTGGGACGAGGATGACGGGACCGAATACTGTACCGCCCGTGCAGACCTGGCTGATGCCCAGGCCGTCTGTGATCGTCTCGGCATTCGGCTGCACACAGCCAATTTCGCTGCCGAATACTGGGATAACGTCTTCGAACACTTCCTCGAGGAGTACCGTGCCGGTCGCACGCCCAACCCGGATGTCCTGTGCAATCGTGAGATCAAGTTCAAGGTTTTTCTGGAGTACGCTGAAATGCTCGGTGCCGATCTGATTGCCACCGGCCACTATGTGCGTCGTGGTAAAAACGACGGGCATGTGCAGTTGCTCAAGGGACTCGATGGCAACAAGGATCAGAGCTATTTTCTGCATGCTGTCGCCGAGCCGGCGCTGGCGCGCACCCTGTTTCCGATCGGCGAGCTCGACAAGAGTGAGGTTCGAACCATTGCCGAACACCACGATCTTGCCACTGCGCGCAAAAAGGATTCCACCGGTATCTGTTTCATTGGCGAACGCCGCTTCAGCGACTTTCTGCACCAGTATCTGCCTGCTCAGCCTGGCCGGATCGAAACCCCGGAAGGTGATGTCATTGGCGAGCACATCGGGCTGATGTATTACACCCTGGGCCAGCGACAGGGGCTCGGCATCGGCGGGTTGCAGAATTACCCTGAATCCCCCTGGTTCGTGGCCGACAAGGACCTCGAACGCAATGTACTGATCGCCGTACAGGGGCAGCATCACCCGCTTCTTTACAGCCATGCATTGACCACTGAAAACATGCACTGGGTGACCGGTGAACCGCCTGCCCGACATTTTCGGGCACAGGCCAAGGTACGTTATCGCCAGCCCGACCAGCCCTGCGAAGTTGACGTACTTGATGATGGACGCATCATCGTTCACTTCGATACGCCGCAGCGCGCCGTCACTCCCGGCCAGTCCGTGGTGCTCTATGAGGGCGAAGTCTGTCTTGGCGGAGGAGTGATTGCCAGCATCGAACGGGCACTGGAGCAGGCGGCATGA
- the hflD gene encoding high frequency lysogenization protein HflD has product MNREARQALALAGVFQAAAVVDELARTGHADERAWQTLVRATIDTQPETFESIYGGNHNNLRLGIETLDTVLSRGQMAPNVMRYGFSMVLLMQKLRKQPQMMSTLSERLDRVNDQARHFGDTHENVIASLGQIYQDTLSTFRYRVVVNGDPSLLQSRMMPERVRTGLLSGVRFALLWHQQGGRRWKLVLGRSGLRRALASID; this is encoded by the coding sequence ATGAATCGTGAAGCACGACAGGCGCTGGCGTTGGCGGGCGTCTTTCAGGCAGCAGCAGTGGTCGATGAGCTGGCCAGGACGGGGCACGCCGACGAGCGCGCCTGGCAAACCCTGGTTCGAGCCACCATCGATACCCAGCCCGAGACTTTCGAGTCGATCTATGGAGGCAACCACAACAACCTGCGTCTGGGGATCGAAACACTCGACACGGTGCTCAGTCGGGGACAGATGGCCCCCAATGTCATGCGCTACGGCTTCTCGATGGTGCTGCTGATGCAGAAGCTGCGCAAACAGCCACAGATGATGAGCACCCTGAGCGAGCGTCTGGATCGGGTGAACGATCAGGCCCGCCACTTCGGCGATACACATGAAAATGTCATCGCCAGTCTCGGTCAGATCTACCAGGACACGCTATCGACCTTTCGTTACCGAGTGGTCGTCAATGGTGATCCGAGCCTGCTGCAGAGTCGCATGATGCCCGAACGCGTACGCACCGGATTACTTTCCGGTGTTCGCTTTGCCCTGCTCTGGCATCAACAGGGCGGGCGTCGCTGGAAACTGGTACTGGGACGCAGCGGACTACGCCGCGCCCTGGCCTCGATAGACTGA
- the purB gene encoding adenylosuccinate lyase — translation MELSALTAISPIDGRYGSKTEALRPWFSEFGLIRARVLVEVRWLQRLATHPGIIEVPALSESANTFLNTLVAKFDVADAEHIKQIERTTNHDVKAIEYFLKERLAEHPELAAISEFVHFACTSEDINNLSHALTLRGALDEVLLPTMRDVVTAVEQLAHEHAEQPMLSRTHGQTASPTTLGKEMANVAWRLRRQLTQLESLEMLGKINGAVGNYNAHMVAYPEIDWAENARIFVEALGLTFNPYTTQIEPHDYIAEFFDALCRFNTILLDFDRDVWGYISLGYFKQRTVAGEIGSSTMPHKVNPIDFENSEGNLGVSNALLEHLARKLPVSRWQRDLTDSTVLRNLGVGLAHALIAWQATLKGVSKLEANPTRLDEDLADSWEVLAEPVQTVMRRYGIEQPYEKLKELTRGKRIDQAGFAAFIDTLELPEQVKKELKALTPATYIGSAADQAHGL, via the coding sequence ATGGAACTCTCTGCGCTGACCGCCATTTCTCCCATCGACGGCCGCTACGGCAGCAAAACCGAAGCGCTGCGCCCCTGGTTCAGTGAATTCGGCCTGATTCGTGCCCGGGTGCTCGTCGAGGTGCGCTGGCTACAGCGACTGGCCACGCATCCCGGGATTATCGAGGTACCTGCTCTCTCCGAGTCGGCCAACACCTTCCTGAACACCCTGGTCGCGAAGTTTGATGTTGCCGATGCCGAGCACATCAAACAGATCGAGCGGACCACCAATCATGATGTCAAGGCAATCGAATACTTCCTCAAGGAGCGCCTTGCCGAGCACCCGGAACTGGCAGCGATCAGCGAGTTCGTGCATTTCGCCTGCACCAGCGAGGATATCAACAATCTCTCTCACGCCCTGACGCTGCGCGGCGCACTGGATGAGGTACTGCTGCCCACCATGCGAGACGTGGTCACAGCCGTTGAGCAACTGGCTCACGAGCATGCCGAGCAACCCATGCTATCGCGAACACACGGTCAGACCGCCAGCCCCACCACGCTGGGCAAGGAAATGGCCAATGTCGCGTGGCGCCTGCGGCGTCAGCTGACCCAGCTCGAATCACTGGAAATGCTCGGCAAGATCAATGGCGCAGTGGGGAACTACAACGCCCACATGGTGGCCTACCCGGAAATCGACTGGGCCGAAAATGCCCGTATTTTCGTCGAGGCGCTGGGCCTGACCTTCAATCCCTACACGACTCAGATCGAACCCCACGACTATATTGCCGAATTCTTCGATGCCCTGTGTCGGTTCAACACCATTCTGCTCGACTTCGACCGTGATGTATGGGGCTACATTTCACTGGGATATTTCAAGCAACGCACCGTGGCAGGCGAGATCGGTTCTTCAACCATGCCGCACAAGGTCAACCCGATCGATTTCGAGAACTCGGAAGGCAACCTCGGGGTCAGTAATGCCCTGCTGGAGCACCTGGCTCGCAAGCTGCCGGTCTCGCGCTGGCAACGGGATCTCACCGATTCCACGGTACTGCGCAACCTGGGCGTCGGACTGGCACATGCCCTGATTGCCTGGCAGGCCACGCTCAAGGGGGTGAGCAAGCTCGAAGCCAATCCGACACGACTGGATGAGGATCTGGCCGATAGCTGGGAAGTACTGGCCGAACCGGTACAGACCGTCATGCGTCGCTACGGTATCGAACAACCCTACGAGAAGCTCAAGGAGCTGACTCGCGGCAAACGGATTGACCAGGCTGGTTTTGCCGCCTTTATCGACACGCTCGAACTCCCCGAGCAGGTCAAAAAGGAGCTCAAGGCCCTCACACCGGCTACTTATATCGGCAGTGCCGCCGATCAGGCCCACGGGCTTTGA
- a CDS encoding cupin domain-containing protein has translation MSASLPLGGMDVTTFLHEYWQKKPLLIRGAFPDFESPLEPNDLAGLACEEEVESRLVEVRGDRTPWQLHQGPFDEATFNRLGRQDWSLLVQAVDHWVPEVAELLEHFTFLPRWRLDDVMVSFAPPGGSVGPHVDNYDVFLLQGSGQRRWQLGGLVDEQAPIVEGIDLRILAHFEVEADQDWVLEPGDMLYIPPRIAHHGVSESEDCLTYSIGFRAPSMDEMVTSWADYLGEQLSETERYSDADLQPVSHPGEIDQAALERVRHAMLSALDDPTTMAQWFGRVMTQVRYPDQLIPPEQAPSVTDVRTHLAAGGELQRTLGSRFAWHGSGDSVTLFADGDGIACSITLARWLADTRPINVDILACTDAPEILVQLLANGSLQWVEESDEEET, from the coding sequence ATGAGCGCTTCACTGCCACTGGGCGGAATGGACGTTACCACTTTTCTGCATGAATACTGGCAGAAGAAGCCACTGCTGATTCGCGGTGCTTTTCCCGACTTCGAATCTCCACTGGAGCCGAATGATCTGGCCGGGCTGGCCTGTGAGGAAGAAGTGGAATCACGCCTGGTGGAAGTCAGGGGGGATCGCACCCCCTGGCAGCTCCATCAGGGCCCTTTCGACGAAGCGACCTTCAATCGACTTGGGCGACAGGACTGGAGTCTGCTGGTACAGGCGGTCGACCACTGGGTGCCGGAAGTTGCCGAACTGCTTGAGCACTTTACCTTTCTCCCCCGCTGGCGGCTGGACGATGTCATGGTCAGTTTTGCCCCACCGGGCGGTAGCGTCGGTCCACATGTCGACAATTATGATGTCTTTCTGCTGCAGGGCAGCGGACAGCGGCGCTGGCAACTGGGCGGTCTGGTCGATGAACAGGCGCCGATCGTAGAGGGTATTGACCTGCGTATCCTGGCGCACTTCGAAGTCGAAGCCGATCAGGACTGGGTGCTGGAACCCGGTGACATGCTTTATATCCCCCCCCGTATTGCACATCACGGCGTCAGTGAAAGTGAAGATTGCCTGACCTACTCGATCGGCTTTCGTGCTCCATCAATGGACGAAATGGTCACTTCCTGGGCGGACTACCTCGGCGAACAGCTTTCGGAGACCGAACGCTATAGCGACGCTGATCTGCAGCCGGTTTCTCACCCCGGCGAGATTGACCAGGCTGCCCTCGAGCGGGTGCGCCATGCCATGCTCAGTGCGCTGGATGATCCGACAACAATGGCCCAGTGGTTCGGTCGAGTCATGACCCAGGTTCGTTATCCCGATCAACTGATACCACCCGAACAGGCGCCTTCAGTGACGGATGTCCGCACTCATCTAGCAGCAGGAGGTGAGCTGCAGCGTACTCTCGGCTCTCGTTTTGCCTGGCATGGCAGCGGCGATAGCGTCACGCTTTTTGCCGATGGCGATGGCATTGCCTGTTCGATTACCCTGGCTCGCTGGCTTGCCGACACGCGGCCGATCAACGTCGACATCCTGGCCTGTACCGATGCGCCGGAAATCCTTGTGCAGTTACTGGCCAATGGCAGCCTGCAGTGGGTCGAAGAGAGTGACGAGGAAGAGACGTGA
- a CDS encoding GNAT family N-acetyltransferase: MNITIDEGNWHTLGTSCLAIRRRVFIEEQGVSESEEIDGLDPDCMHFLLYMDDAPAGTARLLPDGHIGRVALLPEWRGYGLGLQLMQAVLATATRCGHACCELAAQTHALAFYQRLGFVAHGEEFLDAGLPHYHMRRSLVAEPGGLASDSSR; the protein is encoded by the coding sequence GTGAACATCACTATTGATGAGGGCAACTGGCATACACTGGGAACTTCATGTCTCGCCATCCGCCGCCGGGTCTTCATCGAGGAACAGGGCGTCAGCGAGAGTGAGGAAATCGACGGCCTTGATCCGGACTGCATGCACTTTCTGCTGTACATGGACGATGCGCCGGCAGGTACCGCTCGTTTACTCCCGGATGGCCATATCGGCCGGGTCGCCCTGTTGCCGGAATGGCGGGGTTACGGTCTGGGTCTGCAATTGATGCAGGCCGTACTTGCCACTGCCACGCGATGTGGTCACGCCTGTTGTGAACTGGCAGCACAAACGCATGCGCTGGCATTCTATCAACGGCTGGGATTTGTGGCGCATGGAGAAGAATTTCTCGATGCCGGACTGCCGCACTATCACATGAGACGTTCACTTGTAGCAGAACCCGGCGGATTGGCCTCGGATAGCAGCCGCTGA
- a CDS encoding outer membrane lipoprotein, with protein MKRYLAVALLGVLTLGGCANSDIYSGNTYTGNQAKTARNVTYGTVTGVRPVTIQAGNQNNTGLGGIGGAILGGLLGNQVGGGSGRVLATAVGGIGGAVAGQKVEDSANRVGAYEIQVRTESGQDVVVVQKADTQYQVGQRVRLIGSGNSMSVAPAQ; from the coding sequence ATGAAACGCTATCTTGCCGTAGCCCTGTTGGGCGTACTCACTCTTGGCGGCTGCGCCAATAGTGATATTTACTCCGGCAATACTTATACCGGCAACCAGGCCAAGACGGCTCGTAATGTCACTTATGGCACCGTCACGGGCGTTCGACCAGTGACCATCCAGGCCGGTAATCAGAATAATACCGGTCTGGGAGGTATTGGTGGCGCCATTCTCGGTGGACTGCTTGGCAACCAGGTCGGAGGCGGCTCCGGGCGGGTACTGGCCACTGCCGTGGGGGGTATCGGTGGTGCCGTGGCCGGCCAAAAGGTCGAGGACAGTGCCAACCGTGTAGGCGCTTACGAGATCCAGGTCCGCACCGAGTCCGGGCAGGATGTCGTCGTGGTGCAGAAGGCCGACACCCAGTATCAGGTGGGCCAGCGGGTGCGCCTGATTGGCTCGGGCAACAGCATGAGCGTCGCCCCTGCGCAGTAA
- a CDS encoding GtrA family protein, whose amino-acid sequence MLGEAGRMTRFGLVGGAATLIHLLAAGALLGFFTGLSPFIANIVAFLMAFLVSLHGHRHITFKQQGSGVKFFVVALSGFALNNFLLASMLAVTPLPDFVALTISTLAVPIVSYLAARLWAFR is encoded by the coding sequence ATGCTGGGTGAAGCCGGACGAATGACCCGCTTTGGTCTGGTGGGGGGCGCAGCCACGCTGATTCATCTGTTGGCGGCAGGCGCTCTGCTGGGGTTTTTTACCGGTCTTTCGCCCTTTATTGCCAATATTGTGGCATTTCTGATGGCGTTTCTGGTGTCTCTCCATGGTCACCGACACATCACCTTCAAGCAGCAGGGGAGCGGCGTTAAATTCTTCGTGGTTGCGCTCTCCGGATTTGCACTCAACAATTTTCTGCTGGCTTCCATGCTGGCCGTCACGCCACTGCCTGATTTCGTGGCGCTGACCATTTCCACGCTGGCTGTGCCTATCGTCTCGTATCTGGCTGCCAGGCTGTGGGCTTTTCGCTAA
- a CDS encoding glycosyltransferase family 2 protein — MTADKDGWTLSLVIPVMNEVEAVEPFLSAIDATLRDVAPRLEILFIDDGSTDGTAEALTAASERDQRVRWLRLTRNFGKEAAMSAGIDHAIGDAVVPMDVDLQDPPELIHEFVHKWRNEGYDMVYGVRGSRHEDTRRKRTSAGLFYSFFNRLSTTTIPSNAGDYRLIDRRIVEALRQLPERSRFMKGLFSWPGYRSVGVYYDRPARQVGNSKFNFWKLWNFALDGLVSFSTWPLRVWSYIGGVVALLSFFYIVILLTKVMIFGSQVPGYASLMTAILFFGGMQLISVGVLGEYISRLFIEAKQRPLYLIEHDSGADRKPLPQARPAVKVDIS; from the coding sequence ATGACAGCAGATAAGGACGGCTGGACACTTTCACTGGTGATTCCGGTCATGAATGAGGTGGAGGCGGTAGAGCCCTTTCTATCCGCCATTGACGCCACCCTGCGTGATGTTGCGCCAAGGCTGGAAATTCTCTTTATTGACGATGGCTCCACCGATGGCACTGCTGAAGCGCTAACAGCAGCGTCAGAACGTGATCAACGTGTACGCTGGCTCAGGCTGACACGCAACTTTGGCAAGGAGGCAGCCATGTCGGCCGGGATTGATCATGCCATCGGTGATGCCGTAGTCCCCATGGACGTTGATCTACAGGACCCCCCCGAACTGATTCATGAGTTCGTTCATAAATGGCGCAATGAAGGCTATGACATGGTGTATGGGGTGCGGGGGTCGCGTCACGAGGATACTCGCAGAAAGCGCACCTCAGCAGGACTGTTCTACAGTTTTTTCAATCGTCTCTCGACTACTACCATTCCCAGCAATGCCGGCGATTATCGCCTGATTGATCGTCGTATTGTCGAGGCCCTGCGTCAGTTGCCCGAGCGCAGCCGTTTCATGAAGGGACTGTTTTCCTGGCCGGGGTATCGGTCGGTAGGCGTCTATTATGATCGTCCGGCGCGGCAGGTGGGCAATTCCAAATTCAACTTCTGGAAGCTCTGGAATTTTGCGCTTGATGGGCTGGTCAGTTTTTCGACCTGGCCATTGCGAGTCTGGAGCTATATCGGTGGTGTCGTGGCGCTGCTGAGTTTCTTCTATATTGTGATTCTGCTGACAAAAGTAATGATCTTCGGAAGTCAGGTGCCGGGTTATGCGTCGCTGATGACAGCCATTCTGTTTTTTGGCGGCATGCAGCTGATCTCGGTCGGTGTGCTGGGGGAGTACATCAGTCGCCTGTTCATAGAGGCCAAGCAGCGACCGCTCTATTTGATCGAGCATGACAGTGGTGCAGATCGGAAGCCGTTGCCACAGGCGAGACCGGCGGTGAAGGTAGACATCTCGTGA
- a CDS encoding lipopolysaccharide kinase InaA family protein encodes MKNIIDPHYRALLRQHELDDFEQLWALDLPPVDAPNLERGGHSEVAILALEGPHGSQRFFLKRQTNHLGRSLQRPLGEPTFAREMRNIRAFERLGIPALTAAWYGERRRPGQWRAILLTPALDDHQDMMHWHQQWPTLDPATRQAIVESCARLLRRLHQKHWRHGSLYAKHVFLRPLSEQSNSFEARFIDLEKSRPLINARRERLRDLEVFARRLHEWDSSTWQRFLATYLDCELDSRLLKRWEGMFHSSRR; translated from the coding sequence ATGAAGAATATTATCGATCCCCATTACCGCGCCCTGCTCAGACAGCATGAACTTGATGACTTTGAACAGCTCTGGGCACTTGATCTGCCTCCCGTCGACGCCCCCAATCTGGAACGTGGCGGTCATTCGGAAGTTGCCATACTGGCACTGGAAGGCCCCCATGGGTCGCAGCGTTTCTTTCTCAAGCGTCAGACCAATCATCTCGGCCGCAGCCTGCAGCGCCCTCTCGGGGAACCTACCTTTGCCCGCGAGATGCGCAATATCCGCGCTTTCGAACGACTGGGCATTCCGGCATTGACAGCAGCCTGGTATGGAGAACGACGCAGACCCGGTCAGTGGCGCGCCATTCTGCTTACTCCGGCGCTGGATGACCACCAGGACATGATGCACTGGCATCAGCAGTGGCCGACCCTCGATCCGGCGACTCGGCAGGCAATTGTCGAAAGCTGTGCGCGCCTGTTGCGTCGACTTCATCAGAAACACTGGCGCCACGGAAGCCTCTATGCCAAACATGTGTTCCTGCGCCCATTGAGCGAGCAGTCGAACTCCTTCGAAGCGCGTTTTATCGATCTTGAGAAATCCCGCCCCCTGATCAATGCACGTCGAGAACGACTGCGCGATCTCGAAGTCTTTGCCCGCCGGCTGCATGAGTGGGATAGCTCTACATGGCAACGGTTCCTGGCGACTTATCTCGACTGTGAGCTGGACTCCAGGCTGCTGAAACGCTGGGAAGGAATGTTTCACTCCAGTCGCCGATGA
- a CDS encoding OmpW/AlkL family protein — protein MKMSRILTATIVAGSCAFAAQSALAYGQGDVFVRGDVTKSEPTGTGKYDSDHGWTGAIGVMPFDKIGVELNTSNRAKYDADNGGHFKARPYSLLAQYYPLGGTDARVQPYVGAGATYMRFNGADLNDRSGVDDSSWGWTGQLGVDLQVTDNWAVNGFAQYTDVDVDYSGGGHDKLNPVTVGGGVTYRF, from the coding sequence ATGAAAATGTCCCGAATCCTGACTGCTACCATTGTCGCCGGTTCCTGTGCCTTTGCTGCACAGTCTGCACTGGCCTATGGCCAGGGCGATGTCTTCGTCCGTGGCGATGTTACCAAGTCCGAGCCCACCGGCACTGGCAAGTACGACAGTGATCACGGCTGGACGGGTGCCATTGGTGTCATGCCCTTTGACAAGATCGGTGTAGAACTCAACACCAGCAACCGCGCGAAATACGACGCCGACAATGGCGGCCATTTCAAGGCACGCCCTTACAGCCTGCTGGCTCAGTACTATCCGCTGGGCGGTACTGATGCCAGGGTGCAGCCCTATGTAGGTGCTGGTGCTACCTACATGCGCTTCAATGGCGCCGACCTGAATGATCGAAGCGGCGTTGATGACAGCAGCTGGGGCTGGACCGGCCAGCTGGGTGTCGATCTTCAGGTGACTGATAACTGGGCCGTCAACGGCTTTGCCCAGTACACCGATGTTGACGTTGACTACAGCGGTGGCGGTCACGACAAGCTGAATCCGGTTACCGTGGGCGGTGGTGTCACCTACCGTTTCTAA
- a CDS encoding gamma-glutamylcyclotransferase family protein has product MSEVHYYFAYGSNMNLARMNARVGETRAALAARLSGWRLTFDKAARIEGVAHANVTPDSQAVVEGVLHELTHPEQIELMDPYEGHPDQYRRRIESLETEHGMLRGWVYVALPEKVESGRLPAQEYMAHLLAGKPWLSPGYYEALRQQPCVEGLEADALQEIGIRQRSSH; this is encoded by the coding sequence ATGAGTGAAGTGCATTACTATTTTGCTTATGGCAGCAACATGAATCTGGCACGCATGAACGCGCGTGTAGGAGAAACGCGGGCTGCGCTGGCCGCGCGTCTTTCAGGATGGCGGTTGACCTTTGACAAGGCGGCCCGAATCGAGGGGGTGGCACATGCCAATGTCACTCCCGACAGTCAGGCAGTGGTGGAAGGGGTTCTACACGAACTGACACATCCTGAACAGATTGAACTGATGGATCCCTACGAAGGTCATCCGGACCAGTACCGTCGGCGTATCGAGTCCCTTGAAACAGAGCATGGAATGCTCCGTGGCTGGGTCTATGTAGCGCTCCCGGAGAAGGTTGAGAGCGGGCGTCTGCCTGCGCAGGAGTACATGGCTCATTTACTGGCCGGCAAGCCCTGGCTGTCACCCGGTTATTATGAAGCACTGCGGCAGCAGCCTTGTGTTGAAGGCCTGGAAGCGGATGCGCTGCAGGAGATCGGTATTCGGCAGCGTTCGTCCCACTGA